A genomic segment from Leptolyngbya boryana PCC 6306 encodes:
- a CDS encoding type II toxin-antitoxin system RelE/ParE family toxin, translating into MTDKPIHWIGASREEIQSFPDEARKEAGFALRAIQQGEEPPDFKPISTVGKSVQEIRIRTEDAYRVFYVAKFKEAVYVLHAFQKKTQKTSQRNIKLGQQRYQQMLQHRQTSEELNHD; encoded by the coding sequence ACGTGAAGAAATCCAATCCTTTCCTGACGAAGCGCGAAAAGAAGCCGGATTTGCACTTCGGGCTATTCAGCAAGGCGAAGAACCCCCTGATTTCAAACCGATTTCAACTGTCGGCAAAAGCGTTCAAGAAATCCGAATTCGTACAGAAGATGCCTATCGAGTTTTTTATGTTGCTAAATTTAAGGAAGCAGTCTACGTCCTCCATGCCTTCCAAAAGAAGACCCAAAAGACCTCCCAAAGAAACATTAAACTGGGACAACAGCGCTACCAACAAATGCTGCAACATCGCCAAACCTCAGAGGAACTCAATCATGACTGA
- a CDS encoding helix-turn-helix domain-containing protein: MTDNLTTIGEPNVFVDLGFPPQEAEELRIRADLMLNLKTLIQDRNWTIDQASQILGESPDTIQALLQGKIGQFRIDQLILMLTRAGMTIRIEVLPNVA; the protein is encoded by the coding sequence ATGACTGACAATCTCACGACGATCGGAGAGCCAAATGTTTTTGTAGATTTAGGGTTTCCTCCCCAAGAAGCTGAAGAACTCCGCATTCGTGCCGATCTCATGCTCAACCTCAAAACCTTGATTCAAGACCGCAATTGGACGATCGATCAAGCTTCACAAATCCTTGGAGAATCCCCAGACACTATTCAAGCCCTTCTGCAAGGTAAGATCGGTCAATTTCGGATCGACCAACTCATCCTCATGCTGACTCGCGCAGGTATGACGATTCGTATCGAAGTTCTTCCCAACGTCGCCTAG
- a CDS encoding type II toxin-antitoxin system Phd/YefM family antitoxin, with the protein MTDTTILAYPPMVTHVTLPEATANITQLLDRVIQGEEIIISQDGQAVAHISPANRDRKPHSPENSPRVPGQYAGKLIIPDDFNAPLPDDILNSFLNPADPQ; encoded by the coding sequence ATGACAGACACAACCATCCTGGCTTACCCACCCATGGTCACCCACGTCACCCTACCCGAAGCCACCGCCAACATTACCCAACTCCTCGATCGGGTGATCCAAGGCGAAGAAATCATCATTTCCCAAGATGGACAAGCGGTCGCCCATATCTCTCCTGCAAACCGCGATCGTAAACCTCACTCCCCAGAGAATTCACCTCGTGTTCCTGGACAATACGCAGGCAAACTGATCATCCCAGACGACTTTAACGCCCCCTTACCAGACGATATCTTAAACAGCTTTCTCAATCCCGCCGACCCTCAGTAG